The Streptomyces tendae genome has a window encoding:
- a CDS encoding NAD(P)/FAD-dependent oxidoreductase, with protein MLEPTYQADVVVVGAGVAGLSAARRLTSAGVSTVVLEAAHEVGGRMTTEKVDGFRLDTVGRLLSTACPELHLTPGLEDLVLRPFAPGVLLHSDGRHHRAGVRPGTRRARGARSARGALHAVRALASAPRPGPRRPVAVPGRQVAVPRNRAGAPLGTALDQARLGAALNRLAGAPVERLLARPETTAAEALAARGLPVRTVDGFLHPLLAALLCDPELGTSSRSADLALRDFARGRLCLPEGGSEALPQLLARSLPAGTVHTGVRVTSVSTTSVTTAEHGVVRCAAVLVATGARAAAELLPGLRVPDFHPVTVVHHTTDEAPGTDTSLLLDADRGGPVAHTAVVSRVDPSRAPAGRTLVTSAVLGPATAETDTAVRMHLARLYGVPTTRWETLAVRHTADAVPAMRPPHDLRRPVRLLAGLYVCGDHRDSGAVQGALRSADRAATALLTDLGVDRPLHTADPLPTARAA; from the coding sequence GTGCTTGAGCCCACGTACCAGGCGGACGTCGTCGTCGTGGGAGCCGGGGTGGCCGGACTCTCCGCGGCACGACGACTGACCAGCGCAGGAGTCTCGACCGTCGTCCTGGAGGCCGCCCATGAGGTGGGCGGCCGCATGACGACCGAGAAGGTCGACGGCTTCCGACTCGACACCGTGGGACGGCTGCTGTCCACGGCATGCCCCGAACTCCACCTCACCCCGGGGCTGGAGGACCTCGTGCTGCGGCCCTTCGCGCCGGGTGTCCTGCTGCACAGCGACGGACGACATCATCGTGCGGGCGTCCGGCCGGGCACCCGGCGCGCGCGAGGGGCGCGGAGCGCGAGGGGCGCACTTCACGCGGTGCGCGCCCTGGCGAGCGCCCCCCGTCCGGGGCCGCGCAGGCCGGTGGCGGTGCCCGGGCGTCAGGTGGCCGTGCCCCGCAACCGCGCGGGCGCCCCGCTCGGCACGGCGCTCGACCAGGCCCGTCTGGGCGCCGCCCTGAACCGGCTGGCCGGTGCGCCGGTGGAACGGCTGCTGGCCCGCCCCGAGACGACCGCCGCCGAGGCCCTGGCGGCCCGGGGACTGCCCGTCCGCACGGTCGACGGCTTCCTGCACCCGCTGCTGGCCGCCCTGCTGTGCGACCCGGAGCTCGGTACGTCCAGCAGGTCCGCGGACCTGGCGCTGCGGGACTTCGCGCGCGGCCGGTTGTGTCTGCCGGAGGGCGGGTCGGAGGCGCTGCCGCAGCTCCTGGCGCGGTCGCTGCCGGCGGGCACGGTGCACACGGGGGTGCGGGTCACCTCCGTGTCGACCACGTCGGTGACCACGGCGGAGCACGGGGTGGTCCGGTGCGCCGCCGTGCTGGTCGCGACCGGTGCGCGGGCCGCGGCGGAACTGCTGCCGGGGCTGCGGGTACCGGACTTCCACCCGGTCACGGTGGTGCACCACACCACCGACGAGGCGCCGGGCACGGACACCTCGCTGCTGCTGGACGCGGACCGGGGCGGGCCGGTGGCGCACACCGCCGTGGTGAGCCGGGTCGACCCGTCCCGCGCCCCGGCCGGCCGCACGCTGGTCACCTCGGCGGTCCTCGGTCCCGCCACGGCGGAGACCGACACGGCCGTGCGCATGCACCTGGCCCGGCTGTACGGGGTGCCGACGACACGGTGGGAGACGCTGGCGGTGCGGCACACGGCCGACGCGGTCCCGGCCATGCGCCCGCCGCACGACCTGCGGCGGCCGGTACGGCTGCTGGCGGGGCTGTACGTCTGCGGCGACCACCGCGACAGCGGCGCGGTCCAGGGCGCCCTGCGCTCCGCCGACCGGGCGGCCACGGCCCTCCTGACGGACCTCGGCGTCGACCGCCCCCTCCACACGGCCGACCCCCTGCCGACAGCCCGGGCAGCCTGA
- a CDS encoding regulator codes for MTERPAQRTPNRQLAALIAEAGFSNAGLARRVDQLGLEHGLDLRYDKTSVTRWLRGQQPRGTTPALIAEVFTRRLGRRLTAQDLGLDACAPVYAGLEFAATPEEAVDIVGGLWRKDSGSHAELRKIAFTSAGLVVPSRDWLIGRPDEKVARAEPVRVPAQGRGPVRPVIPAELTARRRGAADRGPGYRVTGGDISALRSVGELFRTLDDAYGGGHARQALVRYLEHECEPMLRGTYGEQLGRRLFAAAADLTRLAGWTSYDIAAHGLAQRYFVQALRLAQAAGDRAYGAYVLVTMSRQAVYLGHGREAVQLARVAQQGAGGSVPPAVQALLHAAEARGHGVLGEVRACTAALVRAERALDAARPGDEVPHWARFFDEAQLADEFGHCHRDLQQFRAAAQHAERSLQLRGPGYARSRLFCRVVLATARLGLGELDQACQLAAEAAAQAAEMRSVRAVEYVRDFERRLEPYRDAAPVRTYRDRVSTYA; via the coding sequence ATGACGGAACGACCCGCGCAGCGCACCCCCAACCGACAGCTCGCCGCGCTCATCGCAGAAGCGGGGTTCTCCAACGCGGGACTCGCCCGTCGCGTGGACCAGCTCGGTCTCGAACACGGGCTCGACCTGAGATATGACAAGACCTCCGTCACCCGCTGGCTGCGCGGACAGCAGCCACGCGGCACGACCCCGGCGCTGATCGCCGAGGTCTTCACCCGGCGCCTCGGACGCAGGCTGACCGCCCAGGACCTCGGCCTGGACGCCTGCGCGCCGGTCTACGCGGGACTGGAGTTCGCGGCCACCCCGGAGGAGGCCGTCGACATCGTCGGCGGACTCTGGCGCAAGGACTCCGGCAGCCACGCCGAACTCCGCAAGATCGCCTTCACCTCGGCGGGACTGGTGGTGCCGAGCCGGGACTGGCTGATCGGCCGGCCCGACGAGAAGGTGGCCCGCGCCGAGCCGGTGCGGGTGCCCGCCCAGGGGCGCGGTCCGGTACGGCCCGTCATCCCCGCCGAACTCACCGCCCGCCGGCGCGGCGCGGCCGACCGCGGGCCCGGGTACCGGGTGACCGGGGGCGACATCTCCGCGCTGCGCTCGGTGGGCGAGCTGTTCCGCACCCTCGACGACGCGTACGGCGGCGGACACGCCCGCCAGGCCCTCGTGCGCTACCTGGAGCACGAGTGCGAGCCGATGCTCCGCGGGACGTACGGCGAACAGCTGGGCCGGCGGCTCTTCGCGGCCGCGGCCGACCTGACCCGGCTGGCCGGCTGGACGTCGTACGACATCGCCGCGCACGGGCTCGCCCAGCGGTACTTCGTCCAGGCGCTCCGGCTGGCCCAGGCGGCCGGCGACCGGGCGTACGGCGCCTACGTGCTCGTCACGATGAGCCGCCAGGCGGTCTACCTCGGCCACGGACGGGAGGCCGTGCAGCTCGCCCGCGTGGCCCAGCAGGGCGCGGGCGGCTCCGTCCCGCCCGCCGTCCAGGCCCTGCTGCACGCCGCCGAGGCGCGCGGACACGGGGTGCTCGGTGAGGTACGGGCCTGCACGGCCGCCCTGGTCCGCGCGGAACGCGCGCTGGACGCGGCGCGGCCCGGGGACGAGGTGCCCCACTGGGCGCGCTTCTTCGACGAGGCCCAGCTCGCCGACGAGTTCGGCCACTGCCACCGGGACCTCCAGCAGTTCCGGGCGGCCGCCCAGCACGCGGAACGGTCGCTGCAGCTGCGCGGGCCCGGGTACGCCCGCAGCCGGCTGTTCTGCCGCGTCGTCCTCGCCACCGCCCGCCTGGGCCTCGGCGAACTCGACCAGGCGTGCCAGCTGGCGGCGGAGGCGGCGGCCCAGGCGGCGGAGATGCGCTCGGTCCGCGCGGTCGAGTACGTCCGCGACTTCGAACGCCGCCTGGAGCCGTACCGCGACGCGGCCCCGGTCCGCACCTACCGCGACAGGGTCTCCACGTACGCCTGA